The Peromyscus eremicus chromosome 8b, PerEre_H2_v1, whole genome shotgun sequence genome contains a region encoding:
- the Ttll2 gene encoding probable tubulin polyglutamylase TTLL2 isoform X2 has protein sequence MNAHKSLGGVTANIFNLSLEGHNIQKGQPLGKEDEALGAALKPLVFRVDETTPRVVQSVLLERGWDQFDEQQQDVEDWNLYWRASSFRMVEHVNVKPWQRLNHHPGTTTLTRKDCLAKHLAYMSRLYGESLYEFTPRTFIIPNDYTKFVAEYFKEKQVLGTKPTYWICKPAELSRGRGIIIFSDIRDLNFNGTYVVQKYICNPLLVGRYKCDLRIYVCVTGFKPLTIYVYKEGLVRFATEKFDLRNLQDSYAHLTNSSINKSGASYKKIKEVVGQGCKWTLSRFFSYLRNGDVDDLLLWQKIKHMVILTVLAVAPSVPVAYNCFELFGFDILIDENLKPWLLEVNYSPALSLDCSTDVSVKRSLVHDVIELIHLNDLRREEKKGSRASPGSPRSKQLELCTIPASPPYVSLIRFTSRACSKTNPVLQRVINVYPKHTRTSQLREMMNKQRMLLREGAKSKPKLRACHTTRKVLSPYTPVAQSQPHRMKGPMGILPEAGYAPDDRAGNFVLIFPFNEATFGASRNGLNVKRIIQELQKLMNK, from the exons ATGAATGCTCACAAGAGTTTGGGTGGTGTGACTGCGAACATCTTTAACCTGTCACTAGAGGGACATAATATACAG AAAGGACAGCCTTTGGGGAAGGAAGATGAAGCCCTTGGGGCCGCCCTGAAGCCGCTGGTGTTCCGAGTGGATGAAACCACACCGAGAGTTGTACAGAGTGTCCTTCTGGAACGTGGGTGGGACCAGTTTGACGAGCAGCAACAGGATGTGGAGGACTGGAATCTGTACTGGAGGGCATCCTCCTTCCGGATGGTAGAGCACGTCAATGTCAAGCCCTGGCAGAGACTGAACCACCACCCGGGGACGACCACGCTCACCAGGAAGGACTGCCTGGCCAAGCACCTGGCATACATGAGCAGGCTCTACGGTGAGTCTCTCTATGAGTTCACACCCCGGACATTCATCATTCCCAATGACTACACCAAGTTCGTAGCTGAGTACTTCAAGGAGAAGCAGGTGCTGGGTACCAAGCCCACCTACTGGATCTGCAAGCCAGCAGAGCTGTCTCGTGGGAGGGGGATAATCATTTTCAGTGACATTCGAGATCTCAACTTCAACGGCACGTATGTCGTGCAGAAATACATCTGCAACCCTTTACTCGTGGGTAGATACAAGTGTGACCTCCGCATCTACGTCTGTGTCACCGGCTTCAAGCCTTTGACTATTTATGTGTACAAGGAAGGGTTAGTGAGGTTTGCCACTGAAAAGTTTGACCTCCGAAATTTGCAAGACTCTTATGCCCACCTGACCAACAGTAGCATCAACAAATCTGGGGCCTCGTATAAGAAGATCAAAGAGGTGGTGGGTCAAGGCTGCAAGTGGACCCTCAGCCGGTTCTTCTCTTATCTTCGGAATGGGGATGTGGATGACCTGCTGTTGTGGCAGAAGATCAAACACATGGTGATTCTCACCGTCCTGGCCGTGGCTCCATCAGTCCCTGTGGCCTACAACTGCTTTGAGCTTTTCGGGTTCGACATCCTTATTGATGAAAACCTGAAACCATGGCTTCTAGAAGTCAACTACAGCCCTGCTTTGTCCCTGGACTGTTCCACCGATGTCTCTGTGAAGAGAAGTCTTGTCCATGATGTTATTGAACTGATTCACTTAAACGACCtaagaagggaggagaaaaaggGCAGCAGAGCTTCTCCAGGGAGCCCCAGGAGCAAACAGCTTGAGCTCTGCACAATCCCCGCTTCCCCTCCCTATGTGTCTCTCATACGGTTTACAAGCAGGGCGTGCAGTAAAACCAACCCTGTTCTGCAGAGAGTCATCAACGTCTATCCCAAGCACACACGGACCTCCCAGCTGAGAGAAATGATGAACAAGCAGCGCATGCTTCTAAGAGAAGGCGCCAAAAGCAAGCCAAAGTTGAGGGCTTGCCATACAACTCGCAAGGTGCTCTCTCCATATACACCAGTAGCCCAGTCACAGCCCCACAGGATGAAGGGGCCCATGGGTATCCTTCCAGAAGCTGGCTATGCACCAGATGACCGTGCAGGCaactttgttctcatttttccaTTCAATGAGGCTACTTTTGGAGCCTCCAGGAATGGGTTAAATGTCAAAAGAATAATTCAAGAGCTCCAGAAACTAATGAATAAATAA
- the Ttll2 gene encoding probable tubulin polyglutamylase TTLL2 isoform X1, protein MTSLSVLITGRATMNAHKSLGGVTANIFNLSLEGHNIQKGQPLGKEDEALGAALKPLVFRVDETTPRVVQSVLLERGWDQFDEQQQDVEDWNLYWRASSFRMVEHVNVKPWQRLNHHPGTTTLTRKDCLAKHLAYMSRLYGESLYEFTPRTFIIPNDYTKFVAEYFKEKQVLGTKPTYWICKPAELSRGRGIIIFSDIRDLNFNGTYVVQKYICNPLLVGRYKCDLRIYVCVTGFKPLTIYVYKEGLVRFATEKFDLRNLQDSYAHLTNSSINKSGASYKKIKEVVGQGCKWTLSRFFSYLRNGDVDDLLLWQKIKHMVILTVLAVAPSVPVAYNCFELFGFDILIDENLKPWLLEVNYSPALSLDCSTDVSVKRSLVHDVIELIHLNDLRREEKKGSRASPGSPRSKQLELCTIPASPPYVSLIRFTSRACSKTNPVLQRVINVYPKHTRTSQLREMMNKQRMLLREGAKSKPKLRACHTTRKVLSPYTPVAQSQPHRMKGPMGILPEAGYAPDDRAGNFVLIFPFNEATFGASRNGLNVKRIIQELQKLMNK, encoded by the exons atgacttcACTGTCAG TGCTGATCACAGGGAGGGCTACAATGAATGCTCACAAGAGTTTGGGTGGTGTGACTGCGAACATCTTTAACCTGTCACTAGAGGGACATAATATACAG AAAGGACAGCCTTTGGGGAAGGAAGATGAAGCCCTTGGGGCCGCCCTGAAGCCGCTGGTGTTCCGAGTGGATGAAACCACACCGAGAGTTGTACAGAGTGTCCTTCTGGAACGTGGGTGGGACCAGTTTGACGAGCAGCAACAGGATGTGGAGGACTGGAATCTGTACTGGAGGGCATCCTCCTTCCGGATGGTAGAGCACGTCAATGTCAAGCCCTGGCAGAGACTGAACCACCACCCGGGGACGACCACGCTCACCAGGAAGGACTGCCTGGCCAAGCACCTGGCATACATGAGCAGGCTCTACGGTGAGTCTCTCTATGAGTTCACACCCCGGACATTCATCATTCCCAATGACTACACCAAGTTCGTAGCTGAGTACTTCAAGGAGAAGCAGGTGCTGGGTACCAAGCCCACCTACTGGATCTGCAAGCCAGCAGAGCTGTCTCGTGGGAGGGGGATAATCATTTTCAGTGACATTCGAGATCTCAACTTCAACGGCACGTATGTCGTGCAGAAATACATCTGCAACCCTTTACTCGTGGGTAGATACAAGTGTGACCTCCGCATCTACGTCTGTGTCACCGGCTTCAAGCCTTTGACTATTTATGTGTACAAGGAAGGGTTAGTGAGGTTTGCCACTGAAAAGTTTGACCTCCGAAATTTGCAAGACTCTTATGCCCACCTGACCAACAGTAGCATCAACAAATCTGGGGCCTCGTATAAGAAGATCAAAGAGGTGGTGGGTCAAGGCTGCAAGTGGACCCTCAGCCGGTTCTTCTCTTATCTTCGGAATGGGGATGTGGATGACCTGCTGTTGTGGCAGAAGATCAAACACATGGTGATTCTCACCGTCCTGGCCGTGGCTCCATCAGTCCCTGTGGCCTACAACTGCTTTGAGCTTTTCGGGTTCGACATCCTTATTGATGAAAACCTGAAACCATGGCTTCTAGAAGTCAACTACAGCCCTGCTTTGTCCCTGGACTGTTCCACCGATGTCTCTGTGAAGAGAAGTCTTGTCCATGATGTTATTGAACTGATTCACTTAAACGACCtaagaagggaggagaaaaaggGCAGCAGAGCTTCTCCAGGGAGCCCCAGGAGCAAACAGCTTGAGCTCTGCACAATCCCCGCTTCCCCTCCCTATGTGTCTCTCATACGGTTTACAAGCAGGGCGTGCAGTAAAACCAACCCTGTTCTGCAGAGAGTCATCAACGTCTATCCCAAGCACACACGGACCTCCCAGCTGAGAGAAATGATGAACAAGCAGCGCATGCTTCTAAGAGAAGGCGCCAAAAGCAAGCCAAAGTTGAGGGCTTGCCATACAACTCGCAAGGTGCTCTCTCCATATACACCAGTAGCCCAGTCACAGCCCCACAGGATGAAGGGGCCCATGGGTATCCTTCCAGAAGCTGGCTATGCACCAGATGACCGTGCAGGCaactttgttctcatttttccaTTCAATGAGGCTACTTTTGGAGCCTCCAGGAATGGGTTAAATGTCAAAAGAATAATTCAAGAGCTCCAGAAACTAATGAATAAATAA
- the Unc93a gene encoding protein unc-93 homolog A, protein MSDTKANSHLIFLISTSLVTIPDSQLQSCGAKDCLMATVAPNNTSKPSKQLIYTLLSIFNGSSILAILLLIVFLESVQERMENEGEAGSRSPPLWSALLATFMLFKNDKRLRLLILLPLYSGMNQGFIYGEYTKSFATCALGIHFVGYVMICFSGASSLCSLLYGKISKYTGRAALFVLGAVIHFSCFITLLLWHPNPAHLPVFFVLPGLWGMADAVWQTQNNALYGVLFGKNKEAAFANYRLGESLGYVIAFGYSSFLCVSTKLYILLGVLIVTMMAYGIVEYLEPKTTNKSVATEDKSQEEKEEMKTEM, encoded by the exons ATGTCAGATACCAAGGCT AATTCTCACCTCATCTTCTTGATTTCGACCTCCTTAGTGACCATCCCAGATTCCCAGCTCCAGTCCTGTGGAGCCAAAGACTGCCTGATGGCTACCGTGGCTCCCAATAACACCTCTAAACCCTCCAAGCAACTGATCTACACCCTGCTGAGCATCTTCAATG GCAGCAGTATCCTGGCTATCTTACTGTTGATCGTGTTTCTCGAGTCTGTGCAAGAAAGAATGGAGAATGAGGGAGAGGCAGGGTCCAGATCACCACCTCTCTGGTCGGCTTTACTGGCCACCTTCATGCTGTTTAAAAATGACAAGCGTCTGcgcctcctgatcctcctgccgcTGTACAGTGGGATGAACCAAGGGTTCATCTATGGAGAGTACACAAAG TCTTTTGCTACCTGTGCTCTGGGCATCCATTTTGTGGGCTACGTGATGATCTGCTTCTCAGGTGCCTCCTCACTGTGCTCCCTGCTGTATGGGAAGATCTCCAAATACACGGGCAGGGCTGCACTCTTCGTGCTGG GTGCTGTCATCCACTTCTCTTGCTTTATCACCCTCCTCCTGTGGCACCCAAACCCGGCCCATCTACCTGTCTTCTTTGTCCTCCCTGGCCTGTGGGGAATGGCAGATGCCGTCTGGCAGACACAGAACAACG CTCTTTACGGTGTCCTGTTTGGGAAGAACAAAGAAGCTGCTTTTGCCAACTACCGCCTCGGGGAATCCCTAGGGTATGTCATCGCCTTCGGGTACAGCTCGTTTCTGTGTGTGAGCACCAAGCTCTACATTCTCTTGGGCGTCTTGATTGTGACCATGATGGCTTATGGGATTGTTGAGTACCTGGAACCCAAGACTACTAACAAGTCCGTGGCTACAGAAGACAAAagccaggaagaaaaagaagaaatgaaaacagaaatgtga